The nucleotide sequence AGGAAGCGGGGTTCAAGCCCCTCGCAGGAGAGACGCCAATCGTGCCGATAATCGTTGGAGAGACGTCCGCGGCCATACGCATGAGTGACATGTTGCTGGCCCAAGGCGTCTTTGTCACAGGCTTTGGCTTTCCGGTCGTGCCGCAGGGCGAGGCGCGGGTGCGCTGTCAGATAAGCGCCTCGCACTCCCGGGACGATCTGGATCGCGCCGTTGCTGCCATCACGTCAGTCGGGAGGCAGCTGCGGATCATCTCATAATGTAGGAGACTTCATGGGCCGCACCCGCCGTCGTTTGCTCGCCGCTATTCCTCTACTTCTCTGCCTCGCGGCCACGACGGCTCATGCGCAGCAGGAGCAGCTGTTCCGGAACTCATGGTTCTGGGGATTGCACGCCGGAACCACGGCGATCGGAACTCCCGCCAGCTCGACCACGCAGGCCGGCACAGTGGGCGCTGAGTGGATGATCACGCGGACCGACGGCGGCCTCTATGTATCGTACGATCAGGCGAGTTTTTCGCGCACGGCCGGTGTCGCTGATCCGAGTGCGTCCAATGGAACACGACCGGTCGCGCTTCACGACCTCCGGACAGTATCGATCGGCGGCGTCGCGTTCCCGTGGCACTCCGGACATTTCCGTCCGTACGCCGGACTCGGTTACGCGCTGAGCCTCATCGGCAGCGCCGACATTCAGCCGGACTCGCTCAACACTCCGGTTCCATCGGGATTGGGCTCGACGGTGGACGATGCTCGCAGCCGCAGCTCCGTGTTCGCTCTCGCCGGCGCGCAGTGGCAGATAAACCGCACCGCAATCTTTGCTCAGGCGTCTTTCATACCGTCCAGCAGCCAGTTCCTCGTGACCAAGCCGATCACGAGCATAACGGCCGGCGTCCGCTACAACTTCGGGACGTCGATAGAAGGGCAGTAAACAGGGGTCGTCATTCCCGCGAACGCGTTCGCAGACCGGGCTGACGACTTCCGGATACGTATTCGTTACCGCTAACGAACCAGCGGAGCGGCCAGTCCGCCGCGTGTCGGATGCCGATGCGCGGCGTTACTGTAACCGTGGAATCCGGATAGGATGCGTAGTCGCGAACCACAAGCGAGCCGCGCTGCAACGATTGCCGGTTCATCGCGCCGGTAATTCCCATCGCAAGACATAACTTGCCCGGCCCGTTGGTCAGGTCGCGGTCGCGATGGGCGTGCGGACGGCGGCGGCGCATCAGCGGGATCCCTTCGACTGGCTCGACCGCTCGAACGAGCACCGCGCTTGGAAGTCCGGTCGCGCGCGTAACTGCATTGACGCACCAGTACATGCCATAGATGAAGTACACGTACGCGATCCCCGCGCGCTCGTACAATGGCGCAGTCCGCGCGGTCAGGCCAGCGGCTGCGTGACATGCTGCATCATGCTCGCCGACGTACGCTTCGGTCTCGACGATGATCCCACTCGTCGCTCCCTCGGGAGTGTTGCACTGCAGCAACTTTCCGAGCATGTCGCGGGCTACGATCTCGGTGTCGCGCTCGTAGAACCTCGCAGGGATGATGCGTCCTGGCTTCACGTCACTTCACGGTGCTCGTCATGAGTTGCATAATGCCGAAGAGGGAATCCATGGAAGAGTAGACGAACATGGATTCCCTCTCTGGCGACGACAACGACTTCTCCAGCGCAGCAGCTACTTTCTGCCGGCGGTCTTCTTTCGGGCTGACTTCGCCGCGGCCTTTGCGACTGGCTTGGCCGGAGGGGCAGCCTTCGGCGCGCGGGTGACGCCCTTCTTCGCCGTAGCCTTGCGTCCACGCGCTGGCTTTGCCGGTGCCGCTGGCGTCGCAACCGCACCTGCTGCGTCCGCAGGAGCTACGACGGCAGGCACTGCGACAGATGATACCGCCGGGGTGTCGTAATCCACGACGCCGACTGACAGAAGATCCATTGGAACGGCAGCTGCCTTTGGACCGGGATGCCGGCCCCGTCCGCCAACGCCGCGCGGTCCCATCCCGCGTGGAGCGGGCGTCGCATTCGCGGCAGGCTTGGGCGCGTTGGCAATCGCCGCTGCGCCGAGCTGATCCACGATGGGAGCAGCAACAACGGCGGGACGCACTTCGTAGTCATCGCCGCGACGTCGCAGATCGATGATGTCGGAGTCGTGCGCGTCCTTGAGGATGCGCGTGAAGTTGCGCTCGCTCAGGCTCTCGCTGTCGCGGCCGAGCAGCTCGCGCGCAACCCGGCGCACGTCGCTGGCGCGCGTGTTACCGCCGTGCGTCGCGATGTATTCCACGGCGCGGCGCATCAGATCGAATGCTTCGTCGCGAGTGAGCCGTGTGCCGGATACACCGATCCCGTCCTCGCTCGCCGCGACCGTTGGCTGGGCAGCGACTCGCGGAGTGGCGACTGGCGGAGTGGCGACTGGTTCTGCAACCGCTTCGGGCGCGCGCTCACTTGCGGCCGGTGCGGCGTGCGCGGCAAACGACAACTCCGACTGCGCGGGCGCTGCCGGTGCTTCGACGATCGCGTGTTCTGCTGTCGCCGAGGTCTCGGGATGCTCGCCGCGCGGACGACGCTCTTCACGATCGCGACCACGTCCACCGCGGCCGCGACGGCTGCGCGGCTCACGTACAGGCGCTGCGACACCTGCTGCTGCAGGTGGGGCCGCAGTGGAGCCCTCGGCGGGCGCTTCGGTGGCAGCTCCGGCTTTCGGCAGATCGACCTCGAGCTGGCCGTTGTCCATCTTGTGCGAGGCCAGAATCCCCCGGTGCGCGGCTTCCTGCACGAAGCGGGTGAACTTGGACATGCCGAGGTTCTTCTCGTCGAACGAGCTGTCGATCTGCTGCATCACCTGCTTGAGGCGATCGGCGCGCATCACGTCGCCGTTGCGCTTCATGCGCTGGACAGCTTCGCCAGCGAGCTGGTAAGGATCCCACTTGGCGACTTCTTCTTCGCGTGTGTTCACCAGGCCGGCGAGCGCGTTGTAGCTGTAGTACTCGTCGCAATTCTGAACCAGAAGGTCGCTGGATGATTCACGAATGCCGACGCCGATGACGTACTTGCCGTATTCCTTGAGCTTGATGACCAGGCTCGAGAAATCGCTGTCGCCGCTGAGAAGAATGAACGTGCCGATCTCGGGTCGCGTGAACACGAGCTCGAGGGCATCGATCGCGAGTCTGATATCGGTGGCGTTCTTTTTGGAGGAGCCGTAGGCCGGCGCGAAGATCAGATCGATCGAGGATTCGGAGAGGGGGACGATGTACTGCGGGTATCGTCGCCAGTCGGCGTAGGCGCGCTGGACCGATACCTTTCCCTTGACGATGTCCGATGAGAGGAGGCTGCGTAGCTCGGCGTTCAGATCCGAGCGAATTCCCATCGTGACGTTGTCGAAATCGATGAGGAGAGCAGCGTTTGGAGCGTGGAAGGCGCCTCCGGAAGCGGAGAGCGTGGCGGCCTGTGGGCCGCGATGCACCGGCGCTACCGGGCCGCGAACTGCGACCGGGGGCCGGATGTGACGAGGTGGCATACGTTCGGTTTTGAGTTTTCACTGCGCGCGACTTCAGGTGCCGGTGCCGGGGCTTTAGCCGTGGCAGCGGATCCTCGAAGTCGCGCAATCCCCTGTAATTTACAAGGACATGCCCCCGAAGCAACTGCACTACCGTACGCGACTGTTCCTGATCCTGTCACTTTTCGCGCTGGTGCCAGCGGCCTTGCTGACGGTTTTGTGGGGCGTCACGCTCGGCAGCGCGCTCCCAATCGTGACCGGTCGCGCAGGCTGGGACAGCGTGGCAGCGACGGGCCGGCGCGCGATCGCGGCGGCTGAGACGGCCCCGCTCAACCGAAAACAGCGCGCTGCGTTCAGCGAACACGAACGGGAATTGGGCGCCTCGCTGGAGCAGGCCGAGCGCTTCAATTACCTGGTTCGGCGCGGTGCCGAAGTGGTGGTGGTGTCATCGATCATCGTTCTCGCGGCGATCGGATTCGGCGCTTCGCGCGTTGCGGGACATCTCAGCAGACAGTTGAGCAGGCCGATCGACGAGCTGGTCGACTGGACCGAGCTCATAAGGCGTGGCGAGCAATTGCCGTCAGCGCCGCGAAAACGTGGAGCGCCCGAATTCGAGATACTTCGCCAGAGACTCAAGATGGCCGCCGTGGCACTCGATCTCGGCCGTCAGCGCGCCGTTGAGGCGGAGCGCCTCCGCGCATTTCGCGAGAGCGCGCGCCAGGTTGCCCACGAGCTCAAGAATCCGCTGACACCCATTCGCTTCGCGATCGATCGTCTGCGTCGCGGCGCACCGCCAGAACTCGCTGAAACGGTGGAAGTTCTCGCGATTGAAACTGAGCGACTCGAACGTACCGCGCGCAGCTTCGCACAGTTTGGACGCCTGCCGGAAGGACCACCATCGCAGATCGACATCGGCGAGCTGGTGCGATATGCGGCGACCGCTACGGTTCCACCCACGATGAAGCTGGACCTGACCGTCGCGGAGGGACTTCCAATGATACTGGGGTATCACGACGCGCTCGCCGGCGCGGTATCCAACGTGCTGCTCAACGCAGTCGATGCGTGCGAGGGCAAGGGCAAGCTGACCGTTCGGGTGTCCGAATCGTCTCTGCAGGGCAAGCGAGCAGTCAATATTCAGATCGAGGACAACGGCCCCGGAATCGGCGCGCAGCAATTGAAACGCATCTGGGAGCCGTACGTGACTAATAAGGCAGGTGGTACCGGACTTGGATTGGCGATTGCACGTCAGGCCGTGTGGGCGCACGACGGGTCGGTATCGGCATACAGCGACATTGGAACGGGCACCAGGATCGAGTTCACCCTTCCGATCGATGCCTTGATGACGGAGACTTGATCATGGACAAGGATGTATTTGCAGCACTCATCGGAGGCATCTGCTTCGTGTCGGTGACTACCGTGCTGCCGGTGTGTGTCATGTACCTGCGTCGCGGTAATCGGACAAAGGAACACCAGGCACAATTGCCAGTCGCTGATATCGTTGCGCGGCTGGAGCGAATCGAGACGGGGATGGAATCAATGTCAGCGGAGATCGAACGCATAGGCGAGGGACAGCGCTTCACCACCAGACTGTTGAACGAGCGCGAGCCGCGCATGCTCGAGAACGTGGACGCTGCAACACGGAGAGTTTGACATGGGTCCAGACGTAATAGTACCGGTCAGCGGAATGATGATGATACTCGGCATCGTGCTTGGAATACCACTAGTGCGGAGTTACACGAGACGAGTGGAATCACGACCGGCGCGCGATGCGCTTCCGACGGGCGAGCTCTTCACGCGCCTCGACAGAATCGAGCAGTCCATCGAAGCAATGGCAACGGAGGTCGAGCGCATCGCCGAAGGGCAGCGGTTCACCACCAAGCTGCTTTCCGAAGTCCGTACGAGTGCGCCTTCCGCGCTGGCCGCGCCCGCGCCCGGTGCGGCTGCGCCGGCGATGCAGCCGGACGGAACCGTCCTGTCCGAAGCCGCGCGACGGTCCTGACACAGCGTGCAGCGCGTACTGATCGTTGACGACGAGCCGAACATTCGCCGGATGGTCGGCGCGCTTCTCTCCGCTGAAGGATACGAGGTGCGCGAAGCCGCCGACGGTGCTGCCGGAGTAAGAGCGGTCGAGGAGGAGGAGCCGGACGTCGCCTTGATAGATCTCATGATGCCGGGCGGAATGGACGGCATCGCCACCCTTGCAAAGATTCGCGAGCGCTGGTCCGATCTGCCCGTGATCATGATGAGCGGCCGCGCGTCGCTGAGCGATGCAGTGCGCGCAACCAAGGTCGGCGCGGTGAACTTCCTGGAGAAACCACTCGCACCCGAGACCGTTCTCCTTGCACTCGGCTCCGCACTCGAGCTGAGACAGGCTCGCCGCGCGGCACGCGTGCTGCGCGCCGAGCTCGGCCGCACAGGCGAAATGGTCGGCTCGAGCAGCGCGATGGTCCGTGTTCGAGAGCTGACGGCACGCGTCGCACTCAGTGATGCGCGCGTTCTGATCAGCGGTGAGTCCGGAACGGGCAAGGAGCTTGTCGCAGCCGCGATCCACGAGCACGGCCCACGCCGCGATCGTCCATTCGTGCGCGTGAACTGCGCCGCGATTCCTCGCGACCTCGTGGAGAGCGAGATGTTCGGCCACGAGAAGGGATCGTTCACCGGTGCCGCCGAGCGCCGCATCGGCAAGTTCGAGCTGGCCGACACCGGAACGTTGTTTCTCGACGAGATAGGGGACCTGAGCATGGAAGCACAGGCCAAGCTTCTGCGCGCCATCGAGGCCAAGGAGATTCAGCGCGTCGGCGGAAACAAGACCATCAAGGTCGACGTACGCATCATTGCGGCGACCAACCACGATCTCGCAAAGGCGGTGGACGATGGTGAGTTCCGCGAGGATCTCTACTTTCGACTGAACGTCATTCCGATCCACCTGCCGCCGCTGCGCGAGCGAGGCAACGACGTGGTCGAGCTGATTCACCATTTTTCGGAGATCCAGCATCAGCGCACGGGCCGCCCCACGCTCACGTGGTCGGCCGACGCCGAGGCGCGCATGCGATCGTATGCGTGGCCTGGCAATGTGCGCGAGCTGGCGAACATTGTGGAGCGCCTCGCAATCCTCAGCAATGACTCCCACATCGGGACCGGAGACATCGCCGCGGTGCTTCCCGTCCCGCGTGACACAAACGCCGCAAGCACCGCTGTCTCCGATGATCGCGGTCTTACGGATACGTTGGACGACATGGAGCGGCGCATGATCGCCGATGCACTGGCGTGGGCGTCCGGAAACGTTGCCGAAGCAGCGCGCCGGCTGCAAACCGATCGCGCAAATCTGTATCGGCGCATGAAGCGGCTTGGCATGGCTGCGACGGTGCTGGCGCTCTGTTCGCTGTCGTTACTGGCCGCGCTGTCAACTTCACCCAGAACGCTTGCTGCCCAGGGCGTGCCGGCGCGTCCAGACACGACGATCAGCGATACCACTACCGCGTACGATTATCCCAGCAACGACGATCGCCCGTACATCCATCTCGAGCCAAGCCTGTCGTCGGGGAAAACGTACAACCGCGTGGAAGGGTTGTCGGTTCTGCTGGGGCCCGCACTC is from Gemmatimonadota bacterium and encodes:
- a CDS encoding DNA-3-methyladenine glycosylase encodes the protein MKPGRIIPARFYERDTEIVARDMLGKLLQCNTPEGATSGIIVETEAYVGEHDAACHAAAGLTARTAPLYERAGIAYVYFIYGMYWCVNAVTRATGLPSAVLVRAVEPVEGIPLMRRRRPHAHRDRDLTNGPGKLCLAMGITGAMNRQSLQRGSLVVRDYASYPDSTVTVTPRIGIRHAADWPLRWFVSGNEYVSGSRQPGLRTRSRE
- a CDS encoding NYN domain-containing protein; the encoded protein is MPPRHIRPPVAVRGPVAPVHRGPQAATLSASGGAFHAPNAALLIDFDNVTMGIRSDLNAELRSLLSSDIVKGKVSVQRAYADWRRYPQYIVPLSESSIDLIFAPAYGSSKKNATDIRLAIDALELVFTRPEIGTFILLSGDSDFSSLVIKLKEYGKYVIGVGIRESSSDLLVQNCDEYYSYNALAGLVNTREEEVAKWDPYQLAGEAVQRMKRNGDVMRADRLKQVMQQIDSSFDEKNLGMSKFTRFVQEAAHRGILASHKMDNGQLEVDLPKAGAATEAPAEGSTAAPPAAAGVAAPVREPRSRRGRGGRGRDREERRPRGEHPETSATAEHAIVEAPAAPAQSELSFAAHAAPAASERAPEAVAEPVATPPVATPRVAAQPTVAASEDGIGVSGTRLTRDEAFDLMRRAVEYIATHGGNTRASDVRRVARELLGRDSESLSERNFTRILKDAHDSDIIDLRRRGDDYEVRPAVVAAPIVDQLGAAAIANAPKPAANATPAPRGMGPRGVGGRGRHPGPKAAAVPMDLLSVGVVDYDTPAVSSVAVPAVVAPADAAGAVATPAAPAKPARGRKATAKKGVTRAPKAAPPAKPVAKAAAKSARKKTAGRK
- a CDS encoding HAMP domain-containing sensor histidine kinase, with the translated sequence MPPKQLHYRTRLFLILSLFALVPAALLTVLWGVTLGSALPIVTGRAGWDSVAATGRRAIAAAETAPLNRKQRAAFSEHERELGASLEQAERFNYLVRRGAEVVVVSSIIVLAAIGFGASRVAGHLSRQLSRPIDELVDWTELIRRGEQLPSAPRKRGAPEFEILRQRLKMAAVALDLGRQRAVEAERLRAFRESARQVAHELKNPLTPIRFAIDRLRRGAPPELAETVEVLAIETERLERTARSFAQFGRLPEGPPSQIDIGELVRYAATATVPPTMKLDLTVAEGLPMILGYHDALAGAVSNVLLNAVDACEGKGKLTVRVSESSLQGKRAVNIQIEDNGPGIGAQQLKRIWEPYVTNKAGGTGLGLAIARQAVWAHDGSVSAYSDIGTGTRIEFTLPIDALMTET
- a CDS encoding sigma 54-interacting transcriptional regulator, with product MQRVLIVDDEPNIRRMVGALLSAEGYEVREAADGAAGVRAVEEEEPDVALIDLMMPGGMDGIATLAKIRERWSDLPVIMMSGRASLSDAVRATKVGAVNFLEKPLAPETVLLALGSALELRQARRAARVLRAELGRTGEMVGSSSAMVRVRELTARVALSDARVLISGESGTGKELVAAAIHEHGPRRDRPFVRVNCAAIPRDLVESEMFGHEKGSFTGAAERRIGKFELADTGTLFLDEIGDLSMEAQAKLLRAIEAKEIQRVGGNKTIKVDVRIIAATNHDLAKAVDDGEFREDLYFRLNVIPIHLPPLRERGNDVVELIHHFSEIQHQRTGRPTLTWSADAEARMRSYAWPGNVRELANIVERLAILSNDSHIGTGDIAAVLPVPRDTNAASTAVSDDRGLTDTLDDMERRMIADALAWASGNVAEAARRLQTDRANLYRRMKRLGMAATVLALCSLSLLAALSTSPRTLAAQGVPARPDTTISDTTTAYDYPSNDDRPYIHLEPSLSSGKTYNRVEGLSVLLGPALTIETPKFALEGTAYLIARTARGFSTAEPDGGHDLRIRTRFGPDKSLGLEGRLYSVISPIESWQLTEPEEGLAAFLFRRDYRDYYGRHGGRISTSWTFSRKAAFSAGYAVERWSSTDEENPFTLFRPTARWRQNPVVDEGVFHLLTFSGTFDTRNDEREPSGGWYLTGTFEHGSSPSAILAPQVQNPVPSGISSPPQPISYGRVFFDLRRYNRVSPRTQLDGRIVAGGWVSGDELPLERKLSVTGSGVLPGYEFRETQDGPDVMQCTARGVVASDNPVMCDRIVLGQLELRTQLASHPFDIFNIPALRLRSVGFTASPVGVFFVDVGRGWRTTTPWPSSYKADVGAGLDLGLLGAYVAKAVTDGGEPLRFFVRIRRRF